ATTCTCCGGCAACTCCCTCTGCCGGATTCCCGGCAAGAGCTTCTTCAAAGCGCATATCTTCGTTTAGGACACGCACAACCGCTGGCACATCGGATGCAATTCTCCTTGAGCAAGAAACTTAAACAAACCCGCAAAACGCGGATAAGGAGAATTTATGAAAATCGCAACTAAAGCCCTAGCTATGTTACTTCTTGGCGTTATGAGCTTCAGCACTTTGCAAGCGAAAGCCGACATCCTGCCAATCCCTACTTACAATCTCATGAATAAATCTATATGGATTACGATCTACACTTTCGGTCAACAAACAGACTGGGGCTGTGTTCCCGCCTATAGCATGCGTGCCTGGTGGAGTGGCAACTACGTTCCCGCAGTTCCCTACACTGTTCGCGGTGAAATCAAAGAAAACGCCGACTGCAGTGGCGCAACACTCAGAGAAACAGGAACTCTAGTTCAACTTCCCACTGTGGCATGGATAGATGCTCAGGGAAACTGGCACACAACACCACTTCCACCAACTCCTCCAGCAATGACGGATTCACAAATCACAGACTCTGTGACTCAGGGAATTCAATATGGAGAAGAAGCGAACTAAGTAAGCCCTTCGCCAAAAATAAAAATGGAGTCTTCACGACTCCTTTTTTTTTGGGGAAAAAGGTACCTGGTACCTTTTTTTATTGAGAAGCTTTCTGCAACTTCCAACGATCTCTTAATTTTTTGATCAGGAAGTACACCAACAAAAGTCCGATGATCGCAAAGACCACTAACTTGAATTGACGAAGTTTCGTCAGGATCGGCTCTCCATAGTGGGCCAAAAGATAAATCTGTGTCGGCACACTGATCAAAGCCGCGATACCGTCGATCACTAAAAACTTCCACGCAGGATAGCGCAACATTCCGCAAGCTAAGTGACCCGGGAAACGAAGACCTGGAGTAAAACGGAAAATACCGCACGCATAAGCGCCGTATTTATGAGTCCACTCTTCCACTCGTTTCATCAAATGTTCTGGGAAAAGTTTGTGCACGCGCGGATGATAAAGAAGCTTTCGCCCAAATATCCGCCCTATCAGATAAATCACGAAGTCACTGACCACAACGGCGGCAAACGCGATGGCCGAAGCCGTATGCACGCTCACAACAGGTGCGCCTTCAAATGGAGGTGGAAAGTGTTGAGGGTGAGCTCCCATAAACGCCAGAATACCGACGCTGATCAAAGTCACCTCTTCAGGAAGGGGAAAACCCACAGCAGAAAGCATCATCATACCGATCAAAGCTGCGTAAACCGTTCCCGGCTGATACGCAAACTGAGACATCCATTGAAAGATCGGTTCGTTAGCAAATTCCAATATAGTTTCCCCTGAGCCACTTAATATGGAGTAAACGGTCCCACTTGAACACACTTGCTACACCGTGCTATGTGTAGTTTTCGCGTTAAGGAATAGTATGCAGAGTGCCAGAGGATTTGAATACGGAGTCCGACACATAATCAGCCCTCAGTCGGGAGCTGTTTGTGATGTTTTATTAGGCATTTTGGATCTTGATCGTGATTACATCCACTTTTTGTTGGACCTAGGTTCCATTTATTTAAATCACAATCGATTAAAAGAAAATTCCTCGGTTTCCGTTGGCGATTACATTCGAGTCCATACCAAGCCTCGCAGGTTCTTAGCCAACGATGGAAAATGGTCCGAGCGTTTGGTTTTTCAAAACGAACATTTCGTTGTCGCAAAAAAAATCTCAGGCCTTCCCGTACACGCAAGCGTCGACAATCAAAAAGAACATCTGCAAAGTTATTTAGAGAACACTGTCGGCTGCACGCTCTATGGCACTCACCGCTTGGATGTTCCAACACGTGGGTTGATCGTCTATGCAAAGACGCAAGAGTTTCAAACGGCTTTCAACAAACTGCTCATCGCCCGCGAAATAAAAAAAATCTATCGCGCACTGGTGGAAGGACAAAACCTCTCTAAGGGTATGTTGATTCATTATATGGAGCCTTCTCCCCGCGCACCGAAAAAAGTGGCGCGTGAAAAACAAGATGGCTGGCAAGACTGCGTGCTTGAGATTTTAGATATTGAGTTGAAAGAAGAAAACCGCAGCGAAGTGCGCATTCACCTGCACACAGGGCGCACGCACCAAATCCGCGCGCAGTTAGGCTGCGAAAATCATCCGATTGTCGGCGATCATGCCTATGGTGCTAAGAGGTTATGGGAAGAAGAGAGAGTCGAACTAGAAGCCTGTGAGCTGAGCTTTATCAACCCGCTCACAGGAGAATCGCATAGTTTTAAAACCTAGAATACATAGGCATTGGTCATCAAGGAGTACTGTGTGTTTTCTGGTTGCCAGTATGCAACGTCTTTACCCTTGTAGCTTCCCAATGTTGTTTGGTTTTGGAAACCCAAAGTGAAAGTCAAACCGCGCATAGGGCGCATCTCAAGACCCAGGCCAGCTCTTAAGCGAGTCACGTGGCTGCCTTCAAGATCTTCAACGTCAGAAGAGTAATACCAGTCTTCATCAAAACCCACTTTAGGTTTTACAGAGAAGTATTTATTGATGTCGATAACCGCTTCTACGTAGTTCTCAAAGGAGTATTGCTTCGTTGTGCTGCGTGGATCTTTTTTGTATCCACCATCATCGTACTGTGGAGTTTCAGGATCGAAGTAAGCTGTTTGTCTTTGCCAGTAGATATCAGGCTTCACCGCATAAGTGATCGAAGAGAAACGACCGATGGCATACTCAAAGTAACCTTCGAAACGAACCTTCGTCACCATTTTGGAATTTTGCGAGTAAGGACTTGTTGGCAAATAAAGTTTTACGTTGCCAGAGATATCGACGTCGCCGATGTAACCCAAATCATATTTTGAGTAAGCGAAATGGATATCTTGAAGATCAGCAGTTGCTGCAACTTGGTCATCGTATTTGTTTCTTCCGGAAGTGTTGTAAGTGAAAGGAAGACGAACAGAGAATTTTGTATCCGCATCGATCTTGTTGTTGAAACCAAAGTAGTTGTAAGACTCCAAAGAACGATCGCCCGAAGCTGTTTTGCCGTAGCTCATATTAGAGACGGAAGCGATAGAGAAGAACGTCACGTTCCAGTTACGGCGGAAGGAATCACCCGCGGACATAACCAAACTTTCCTCACGCTCTTGGGCATGTACGAACGGTCCAAAACAAGAAATTGCCAGTGTGAGGGCCAAGGCCTTTTTAAGCATGAGAACTCCTTAAAAGATCGGAAAATCCATGGATTTATGCCATATTGCAGCACGTTACACAATATCCAATTTTTAGACAGGCTGAGTCTCAACCGTTTCCTGAAAATCTTTGCGCTTGAGTCCAAAACCCAATCCCCTTACAACTGGGTCATGAAAAAATTACTGTCATTTAGAAACCTGATCCTCGCTCTTGTTCTTTCTCTGGCAACTGGTTGTGCCATTAGCTTTAAAAAGAAGCATTGGGACCTGCCTCCAAAGGCGGATAATGAAGTGTCTGTGATGTCTTTTAACGTCGAAAACCTTTTCGACACGGTTCATGATGAAGACCGCAACGACTATGCGTACTTGCCTTATATGGTGAAAAAAACCAATCCCAAGTACCAACAAGCCTGCAAAGAAATCAACGCTGACAACTCTTACCGCTTGAACGAATGCTTGAGTACAGATTGGAACGATGCTCAGCTCGATCAAAAGCTAAAGAATCTTTCTGAAGTCGTTTTGAATGTCGACACCAACGGTCCTGACGTATTGATGTTGATCGAAGTGGAAAACATCAACGTTCTAAACATCTGGAATAAAAACTACCTGCAAAAAGCCGGTTATCAAACTGTTGTGTTGATTGAAGGCCCAGACAAACGCGGTATCGACGTGGGCTTTATGTCTCGTTTTCCTTTAGTTGGAAAACCAGTTCTTCACCCGATTCCTTGGAAACCAAAAAACGAGGAAGACAAAAAATGGATGGAGCAATCTCGTAATGTTCTTGAAGTGACAGTCAAAGCACCGAACGGTGATCCTTTGACGTTCTTGGTAGCGCACTTTCCTTCACAAGCAAATCCAACTTACTGGCGCCAACAAGCCGCAGAGTTTGTGACTAAATTAATAAAAGAAAAAGGTCCGAATACGATGGTTATGGCCGGTGGTGACTTGAATATCTCTGCGGAAGAAGAAGACAAAGAACACATCTTCCGCGATA
This region of Bdellovibrio sp. BCCA genomic DNA includes:
- a CDS encoding RluA family pseudouridine synthase, which translates into the protein MQSARGFEYGVRHIISPQSGAVCDVLLGILDLDRDYIHFLLDLGSIYLNHNRLKENSSVSVGDYIRVHTKPRRFLANDGKWSERLVFQNEHFVVAKKISGLPVHASVDNQKEHLQSYLENTVGCTLYGTHRLDVPTRGLIVYAKTQEFQTAFNKLLIAREIKKIYRALVEGQNLSKGMLIHYMEPSPRAPKKVAREKQDGWQDCVLEILDIELKEENRSEVRIHLHTGRTHQIRAQLGCENHPIVGDHAYGAKRLWEEERVELEACELSFINPLTGESHSFKT
- a CDS encoding endonuclease/exonuclease/phosphatase family protein gives rise to the protein MKKLLSFRNLILALVLSLATGCAISFKKKHWDLPPKADNEVSVMSFNVENLFDTVHDEDRNDYAYLPYMVKKTNPKYQQACKEINADNSYRLNECLSTDWNDAQLDQKLKNLSEVVLNVDTNGPDVLMLIEVENINVLNIWNKNYLQKAGYQTVVLIEGPDKRGIDVGFMSRFPLVGKPVLHPIPWKPKNEEDKKWMEQSRNVLEVTVKAPNGDPLTFLVAHFPSQANPTYWRQQAAEFVTKLIKEKGPNTMVMAGGDLNISAEEEDKEHIFRDILAKGGAVSHFVGCKECPGTHNYRKSWSFLDAHIYGPALLAEGAGSYQMEPNTIDVIRYNDVHLKKGKYPKRWDYDKLEGVSDHFPLYVRLKQRGPAKTPVQEPAPKTEVKKETPKKKAKSKK
- a CDS encoding DedA family protein: MEFANEPIFQWMSQFAYQPGTVYAALIGMMMLSAVGFPLPEEVTLISVGILAFMGAHPQHFPPPFEGAPVVSVHTASAIAFAAVVVSDFVIYLIGRIFGRKLLYHPRVHKLFPEHLMKRVEEWTHKYGAYACGIFRFTPGLRFPGHLACGMLRYPAWKFLVIDGIAALISVPTQIYLLAHYGEPILTKLRQFKLVVFAIIGLLLVYFLIKKLRDRWKLQKASQ